The Arachis ipaensis cultivar K30076 chromosome B05, Araip1.1, whole genome shotgun sequence nucleotide sequence TCagcttattttttattcaaattagattgtaatgcaaaaaaaaaaaaattaattttatctcaAAGTTAAAACCAAACTTAGATAACTGTTTAAAGTTTCATACATGACCATGAAAGACACAACATAAAATTGTACCATAATTATGAAAATAACCTAAAAAATCAATCAACAATTATGAAACAAGTTAAAAACAAGTAATTAATTTTTACCTGCCACTACCAGCGTTGCTAACTTAATTGTTTTGAATCTGCAacgataaaagaaattaaaattcaaacaaatcaaaaataatttgaaaaataatttaaatttttttaagacaAATATTGAATAATATTCTACATAAATAAACACTCACAACTGTAACAGATTTGTTATTTGGATGCTCTTTCTTGTACTGTTCTCTGAACTTAAACTTACAGAAtgaaaatataacaaaatatctcaaataaaaatcaagaataaactaaaaaacataacaaaaatcaagaatagaaaaaattaagaacaaattagAACAAAAATCATaaagaaaataatgaatttataaattacaaatttcaaaattaaaataaaataatgaacccaaaataaattctaaaattgaaataagaataaacaaaaaaaaagaacaaaatcagaacaaattctaaaatctaataaaaatagaacaaaatcaaaataaaacaggAACATAGGTATACATCAtaaattagggtttagggttagggttcaAAAAGGGGTTAggggttttttatttaaaatgaagtAAAAATGGGGATGGAATAGGAAAAGAAATTAGGGCAACCTACCTAGAGGAGGAAGGAGAGACACAGGTCAGCGATTAAGGGAGCAACGACAGCTGGAGCAGTGGCGGGAGGACGAAAACGGCAGCGACAGAGCAACTAACGCGTCGCAAGGTACACCTAACCGAGTTCACACAGTCTTTGGATACAGTTTGGTAGTGGTCGACGCTGGCGGAGGCACTGCCAAAGGTGGTttgggaggagagagagagagagagtagttcGAAAATGAGGGGAGAGAGGCTTTGCGATTCAAATTTAGGATAAGATTACTGGCAGAAAAATCCGATGGTAACGCTTTGAAAGTGATCAAAACACAGCGTTGCACTAATTAGGGATTACCAGCGGATAAATATGACAGTAAATCCCATAGTAATCTCGGTggtaatttttcttatttttctccaATTATTACAGGCAAATTTATCGTTGAAAAATCAAATCCGTCGGTAAATTGCCGGTAAACTCGCCGCTAAAGTCCGACGTTAAATCCGATGGTAAATTCAATGATAttcagcatttttcttgtagtgaaatgcACTTTATTTTAAAGTTGTTACACAATATTTGTGTCTACTAATCTTAAGTTCTCCATTGTTAGGTTTGCACCGGATAACAATGCATGTACACAAGAGTATACTCATGTCATTAAACTGATATACAACCACTCATGGCCGAGCTACAAAGAAGATCTCTGCTGAAACCAAAGAGCGATAGTTTCATAAGTGAGCGGTAAGATCTTTACATATTCAAACTTTAGTTAGTTACTATCTTCTGTtttgtttaattatgtatttaattttaattaactagtgctaaatattttttttgtgcaGGATAAAATTATATGAGAGAAGACTCATGATGCCATTATCAAGAAGATTTTCGACTATCGCATGGCTAGGCGGCTTCAGCAGATGCTTGAGGACATATGTCAGAGGCACGACTACTTTACTCAGTTGCTCTGCCCAGACATTAAGAATGTCCTCTACTTATATTGAGAGACTGATGAAGGGTTCAGGTATCGCTGAGCCACAAATAGAGCCAACAGGACATTGGTCAGGTTGCTCAAGTATACTGGCGGGTCAGCGATCTTCACAAAAACAAAGGACAGGTTGGTATGTAAGTTGTTTTATTATGTTAAATTCGTTTTatctttgatttttaaattaattatcacTTGATTTGACCTATTGTTTCAACATGTAAAATCTAAATCGTTGGATCGTGAGGAGATGATAGCAAATACCTTCAAGTATACTCACGCTTTGAAGTTAAACAAGGAGAAATTTACCAATCAGCGGTCTGCAAATTATTATGTAAGTAAACATTGTGGTTTTTTCATAACATGTATTCGTTTTCAATTAATTGTTGTCTCAATCACTTTTTTATATAATGTGATACATAGGAATCCTACACGCAGAATTTGGAGGCCACGACCTAGCAATCTCAACAGAGTGGGGAGGATGACAACAACTCTGCTTTCATCGTTAATCCTGATGTGGTGTGGCACGAGACCGCATCTGAACCGTACAAGAATTGTGTCTACGGGTTGGGGTTATTTTTCGCCAGTAACCTCCATACCTCCACCTTGAGGGTTTCGTCCATCTCAACCACCAGTCCTGTCAATTCCGAGGATGTCGATTTGCGCGAGTAGGTTTAGAGCCTCACCGAGAGCCTTCAAGATTAGGGTCAGTAATTGCATTTGACTAAGGAGATGTATAACAAGCTCCTCGCATGCATGAAAGCGAGGGATTAGGGACTCCTCGTCATCTACACAGGAGCCAAGATAGGCATCGATCCTATCACCTAGATCGCTGCCTCAATAGGACTAGATGAATGACGACAACGATTATTATCAAGAACCGTAGTGATTAGGGTTTTGTCTTGCTTTGTTTGacaatattttatttctttaagtttttataaaaaatattacttGATTTTCACTAGTTGGGATTCGACTATTAATTATAGACTATCGGATTCCAatagattaaaaaataaaaaattacatttagCGTTGGTTAATTGGCcggtaaattttatttaaataaatataaaataatatattaccaTCAGAGGTAATGCGGCGTGAAATCATAACGTATGGTGCTAAAGTTGACGGCGGATATTATTATCCAACCATAACCACTTTCGATTTTTCACCAATCATTTAATGGAATATGCCGATCCGGCAAAGACTACTATCAGATTTTGTCCGACACTAAATCCGACAATAAtaaatttattgactaatttttttttgtaattctaCTAATAAATTAGACAGTTTCTGAcgaatttttttttgtagtgctaGCTTCAACATCCCAATAATCAAATAGATTATAGGTAAGGTCAAACTTCTTCAACTGTAGAATCAATACTAGGTAgctaataaataaatgaataacaataacaacaaccaaGAGATTAACCTTACAAGTTTGATTTACTTTGTATGGTTATTGTTGGTCAGATTATTTTTTGACCAAATAGATTGGTCAAGCCGTCGAACTGAGAAGAAGGAAGTCGACATTGAAAGTGTTAATTTATTCAAAGTTATTGAAGGTCGAGGCAAAGAAGTCAAAATATCGAAATCGAAGACAAGTTGTAGTGCAGAAGTAGTAGTTATTTGAGTTTGTATTTAGCGAAAACAGCTATTTTGCATTTGTTTAAAGATGACATTTGATAACATAGAATTGGATCGAATGATTCTATAAATAGACAAGACTTAGAAAAAATAAGGGTTAAAATTCTTCTTCAAAAAACACTCTTACACTCTCATATTTCTAACGATTTTTTAAGTTTGCTTAgatatttttttctataaaattcCTTCCATATTTCTacattttctttggttttcttgtaaatttattttcttttcgcaaagttttctttcttttcctttctaatgattttacattgtatttacattcaaaatcttttactcatGTCGAAAGCGTTTTATTACTTACTTTAAATTTTTTGGTGTCTTACTTACTTTAAATTTAACTCATTTACTTTGTTTTCTGTATTTGTTTTTATCCTAAacctcttaattttattttttatttcaagtttttttttatttgtccgAAAAACGAAATTTTTGGTGCacaattaaaaattaatactcacaaaaaaaaaaaaaaaagatttcgcTCCTAAATATTAATATCGAACCAAcaactatttattaaaaatctgcataactgaaaaataaaaattcaattattCAAATACATACGTGCTCATTATTATGTTCTACGTGTTTCACGATCGAGCGAGCTGGAGCTGTTTCCTCACGTATCGAAGCTTCGACCACATACAAGATTCTTAGTTGTGATGATGATTGAGATAATTCTCGGTGTCCTATAAAACATTCAGTTTCCTAGTTGCGACAAACTTTCAACCCCGAAATCTGTCTTGATGAGAAATTATTTCTTTATTGTCAATTTACATATTTCcctcagattttttatttttcttaattgaaAACTTTAAATGACTTAAAGTTTTTCAGTTATCaatattttttatgaattttattttgAGAAATAATATTAGGTGACTACTATTATTTTTCTCTGTTTGACCAATAttattaagaatttaattttaatgccaATTCTGTGATGACGACATGGCTATGGTGGCTATGCGATGGTGAGAATTTACAGTGCGACATGTGACTGTAGCATGCATGTGATTCCTAACAGGGAACAAAAAGTTAAGCATCTTTATGTTGTAATTAACGTTAACAAAGCATATTTTAATTCAAGGATATTCAAGCAACTTTGTAGTTGACTGTAGGTGCAGGTCGGAAAATCCCAATAAAGCCACTGTAAGTGAAGGTTGTAGCCTGCATGGCGCGAAAACATGGTGACAACTAACAAGGTTTTCCAGAATTTTAAAACAATTAAATGATAGTCATTGTTAAATTTGTTATTACATGttaataaaataagataatataaataattaaatttttattatattttttcaaatttatagatataaaattttaatattatattataaaattattttttaaaaaattaaattaataaaaactaatataaataattatatttttaataatttttttttgagtcAACAAGCCTCCTTCTCTCTAAAGAAGCAAAATGAAACACATTTATTTAACTTAATTTAATATTGAATTTTTACGCTAAATAACAATGATACCCTTGGCTTAATTACAAGAAAAGTGTGTAACAGCCGTACAGTCACCCAATTTGCCATTCACTTAAAAGGTCAAATATGCAGACATGACTCATACACACGTCATGTTGTGCCACAATGTCTTAACAAATAGCCACCTTAGCCATCTGATACAAAGCCACCACACCACTAACAAAGCTTAATTTTTTAGAGAAGTTTTAGGTAACTAATAGTATTTTTTTGGTGACGAGGTAACTAATAGTATAATTCAAttcagttattttttttaattttaaaaaataaaaataataaaaaataagctGAAGTTAGTAAATATACATAAGAGATATATAAAAGGTGTCTAATTAAACTATTTCGTAATAATTAATGCAATATTTGATTGTTGATTGTAAGAGCTAAAACTAAGACTAAGATATGGTTTAATAGATGTACAAGAGGAGTATGGTGATTTGCACTACGCAGAGGAAATTGAGTAGGAAGGGAACACTCTTCTCCATTGAAATAAACTCTAGAAGGGAAGCCATCGCCTTTGGCGATTTTGATATGAGGCGTATTCTTCTTGCTAAAGGAAATAACCGACTGTTGCTTACCAGGCACCTTGGGATTTGTGTCATTGTCGAGAGATACCAAATAGGTTAAGCCCGGTGGGCCGTGCATGAAGATGGTGTGGTTGAGCCGCGGGAGGATGGTGGCGTTGAAGGAATACACATCCTGAAGACTAAGAGAAGGGTTCTTGAACTGCAACGCCATGAACCAGTCGGGGAAGTTGAATGTCTCCCAGTTGAAGATAGTGATCCTGGCTGTCCAGCCACCCTTGAAGTCAGAAAGAATATGCCAGTTGATGCTAACGCCGCAGTTGTCGGGGCAGGGCAGCTTGGTTGGCAAGGGAAAATGCTTCAACTTGGCCCACGCAATCGACTTGCGTGTCCTGTTGTGGAAGGGCACAAGAAGAGCCTCGTGGGGGAGAAGTAGTGCCCTTGCGTAAGGGTTACAATGGCCCGCTGGTTTGGGACAACCGCAGGCGCAAGTGTTGCAGGGAACAGCAGAATCGTTGTAGAATGCAGAGAAAGACACGCAGCAGCGGTTGTGTCTCTTGGTTGGCGTTGTGATGTTGCACACTACTTGCCAGCTTGCAAGGGCGATAACTGTCGCCCCGATCCCCCTGGGGTCCGGGGATCTAGAAGGTTCCACTTTCAGCGGAGGGCTGCATTTGTAATCGGGATTCAGGACTCCTGAAACTTTCCATTTCTCCGGAGGGTAGATGGAAGTCTTGGTGATATCGGGTGGGATCTTGAACACTTGCATCATGAAAACTGACTTCACTTGGTTTTTGTCCATCAGAGGGGACAATATTGAGCCATTTTTGCAGCAGAAAGGGATGTTCCCTATTTCCTTGTCACCCAACTTGTCAGGGGGCAAGTCGCTGATCACCGGATTCTTATGGCAGTTCATTACTTTGGAGAAGTCCATGTCTGTGTAGTATTCCCCGGCGGGGCCGTAGACGCAGTCAGAGGCGTCAATCTCGCGCGTGAAGGCGCCTCTGATGTTGTATATGAACTCACCTCTCGTCCATTCCCATGTCAGGTTCCAACGGTCTAGGCGCCCCAGTGGGTTGCGGTTCTCCATCGTCACCTGAGCCATGTAGTTGTTTGAGTATACTTGCACAACGTCGTACATTATGGAAAGATCCCCTTTCTGCCTTGCTTGGTATTTCTTGTTCGACGTATCAGCCTTCGATTTTGGATCTCTTTTGCAGCATGCATACATGGAACTCTCTGTCACATACAGCACCATTTCATTTACTTAGTTACAATGCAACTTACCTTGAAGAA carries:
- the LOC107640328 gene encoding COBRA-like protein 10, yielding MTISRFVLLLLLLLLLFVSFGSHLSEAQQLIQPGPKPEEVEAQGPNETTTAPAAEDEAAFPPEADNCNGIFISYDLLGRRKEYPKLKNATAQPWAFNATATVLNTGTQVVKGWKLYVGFQHDEILVSASGAYLFEAADFPAYVGHGTYLVGAGLPDLQTAINTAQDLNQIQAVLNLAGTQFGVKPPAIPMPKTIKLVIDGYTCPQPTLKQSSMYACCKRDPKSKADTSNKKYQARQKGDLSIMYDVVQVYSNNYMAQVTMENRNPLGRLDRWNLTWEWTRGEFIYNIRGAFTREIDASDCVYGPAGEYYTDMDFSKVMNCHKNPVISDLPPDKLGDKEIGNIPFCCKNGSILSPLMDKNQVKSVFMMQVFKIPPDITKTSIYPPEKWKVSGVLNPDYKCSPPLKVEPSRSPDPRGIGATVIALASWQVVCNITTPTKRHNRCCVSFSAFYNDSAVPCNTCACGCPKPAGHCNPYARALLLPHEALLVPFHNRTRKSIAWAKLKHFPLPTKLPCPDNCGVSINWHILSDFKGGWTARITIFNWETFNFPDWFMALQFKNPSLSLQDVYSFNATILPRLNHTIFMHGPPGLTYLVSLDNDTNPKVPGKQQSVISFSKKNTPHIKIAKGDGFPSRVYFNGEECSLPTQFPLRSANHHTPLVHLLNHILVLVLALTINNQILH